GATGATTAAAAAATAGTAAAAGGATCGTGAAGAATGCGATTATCGCTGACAGAAAAATATTCATGCTCATATTGAAAGGCATGTTGTTAATTAATATTGTTGATAAAGACTTGTCAAATCCTATCAATGAATAAAAAAGGTTATAAGGCAGGACATTTTCCAAAAGAGGCAGGGTCAGGGGCAGAAGAAAAACAAGTATGCAAGTAAAAGCGCATATACTCAGCCATATATAAACCGAAGCTGTTTTCTTGTGGCGTTCAATATCCATTATGTTTTCTTCCATGGTACCTATCAACCCCTAACTTCTGTAAAGTAAATATTATAAATAAAACCTGAAATATTCTCAAAATCAAGCATGCTGGCCGAAAATAAACGATCACAACTTAAGTATCCAGAAATGTCCTGACAGCAGCGGGATCTACCCAAACCCTGCCGCCGGCAGACTTGATCATGCCCTCTTTCTGAAACTTGCTCATCGTCCTGATAGCCGTTTCAACAGTAGTGCCGACCATCTCTGCCATCTCCTGCCTGGTGAGAGGGAAGCCTATCTTTTTAAAACCATTCTCCTCTGTTCCTGTCTTTTCTGATAATTTCAGCAGGAGCGATGCGATCCTGATCTCCACCCGTTCAGTTGCAATATCTCTGAGAGTATCATACGCGTTCCTGAGCCTGCCGCTGAAGTAATTTACAATTGTTAGGTTTAAGGACGGATAGGCTTCCATGACGGCAAATAGGTCTTTACGGCTTATCCGTATAACCTTTATATTCTCCATAGCCTCAGCAGATGCGGGAAAAGGCCTCTTGTCCAGGACCGCGACACCGCCGAAAACATCTCCGGGCAATATGATCTCAAGAATAACGTCCTTCCCATTGAGGGAATGTTTAACCACCTTCACCCTTCCCTCAGCTACAATATAGAACCAGTCAGACGGGTCACCCTCCATGAAGATGGTCTCATCTTTATTAAAATCCCGCGTATTGAAATAAGCGCTGATCTCCTTGAGTTCCTTGTCAGTGAGGGAAGAGAATACCTTATTCTTTATTAAAGTGTTAATGATCATATCTTTCATGTTTAAAACTAAAAGAATTATAGCATGTTCGAAACCGATTTTAAATAATGTTAAATTCGCTTTTCTATTAAATAATTATGCATATCTGAAAATCGTTGTGGTATAATAATTTCGTTAATTTTTCAACCCTGTTATTTTAGATATTTTTTCTATTATATGAAAATAAAAGTATTGGGTTCTTCAGGCGCAAGAAT
The sequence above is a segment of the Thermodesulfovibrionia bacterium genome. Coding sequences within it:
- a CDS encoding Crp/Fnr family transcriptional regulator; amino-acid sequence: MIINTLIKNKVFSSLTDKELKEISAYFNTRDFNKDETIFMEGDPSDWFYIVAEGRVKVVKHSLNGKDVILEIILPGDVFGGVAVLDKRPFPASAEAMENIKVIRISRKDLFAVMEAYPSLNLTIVNYFSGRLRNAYDTLRDIATERVEIRIASLLLKLSEKTGTEENGFKKIGFPLTRQEMAEMVGTTVETAIRTMSKFQKEGMIKSAGGRVWVDPAAVRTFLDT